In a single window of the Flavobacterium sp. W4I14 genome:
- a CDS encoding hypothetical protein (product_source=Hypo-rule applied): MEQQRNSVQRDKISIAEKIDDRRQRLQPLTGQPTLKESSRSGLIEGKIVNLKWKAPSNGIAGLL; the protein is encoded by the coding sequence ATGGAACAACAGCGAAACAGTGTGCAAAGGGATAAGATCTCCATAGCAGAAAAAATTGACGACAGACGCCAACGGTTACAGCCACTAACGGGCCAGCCGACGCTAAAAGAAAGCAGCCGATCTGGGTTAATTGAAGGTAAAATTGTTAACCTTAAGTGGAAAGCGCCATCAAATGGAATAGCCGGTCTACTATAA